The proteins below come from a single Mustela nigripes isolate SB6536 chromosome 14, MUSNIG.SB6536, whole genome shotgun sequence genomic window:
- the ZSCAN20 gene encoding zinc finger and SCAN domain-containing protein 20 isoform X2 → MAMALEPQTQASHQPEPEELLIVKLEGDSWRSESKLRQEDRVPVPGPEASRQRFRQFRYRDAAGPHEAFSQLWALCCHWLRPEIRLKEQILELLVLEQFLTILPREVQAWVQERHPESGEEAVALVEDWHREVRTAGQRELDLCAEEARSLKAVQESQPCQLQPASHWPEAQRQKQWVKSSCPDLPKHLDTKMVPQPLKESAVLTPRVPAVPKMGSVGDWEATAESQEALGPGKHAEKEFCKDPPGDGCGSGVPLGVPVSKPSINCQQEQGPELWRPSFINSGKRNTADYNPGNEQTRPAQALAWRDSKAWEEPYQWDTEDMKVSGVHWGYEETKTFLAILSESSFSEKLRTCHQNRQVYRAIAERLRARGFLRTLEQCRYRVKNLLRNYRKAKSSHPPGTCPFYEELEALVRARTAIRATDGPREAVALPRLGDSDAEMDGQEEGGWEPEETAEDCDGDDLAPDESIREPRIPGGPTLFQSRIGVHWGYEETKAFLTILSESPFSEKLRTCHQNSQVYRAIAERLCAQGFLRTLEQCRYRFKNLLRSYRKAKSSHPPGTCPFYDELDSLMRARTAVRAMGTLREAANLPRSGQNSTEAGDQQAWDEVADEDAIKSSAPCPNIPDTGFEMRPKDEDQISEQDIFEDLPGALSKCTREDVCHPPDWGQDSENEEEGEGQWGNTQEQWEECSSEEDLEKLIDHQGLYLAEKPYKCDTCVKSFSRSSHFIAHQRIHTGEKPYKCLECGKSFSDRSNLNTHQRIHTGEKPYKCLECGKSFSDHSNLVTHQRIHTGEKPYKCGECWKSFNQSSNLLKHQRIHLGGHPDHYSEPGENLGLSLSFSAHCRSSAEETSLEQPQSTSKNLNSGPHSTNSGEKLYQCSDCGRTFSKSSALISHQRIHTGEKPYECAECGKSFSKSSTLANHQRTHTGEKPYKCVDCGKSFSERSKLVTHQRVHTGEKPYKCLECGKFFRDRSNLITHQRIHTGEKPYKCRECGKCFNQSSSLIIHQRIHTGEKPYKCMECGKDFNNSSHFSAHRRTHMGGKAS, encoded by the exons ATGGCCATGGCCCTAGAACCCCAGACCCAGGCCTCTCACCAGCCGGAGCCTGAAGAACTCCTGATTGTGAAACTGGAGGGGGACTCGTGGAGATCAGAATCCAAACTCCGGCAGGAGGACCGTGTCCCTGTCCCTGGCCCTGAAGCCTCTCGCCAGCGCTTCAGGCAGTTCCGGTACAGGGATGCGGCGGGACCCCACGAAGCCTTCAGCCAGCTCTGGGCGCTTTGCTGTCACTGGCTGCGGCCGGAGATCCGCCTCAAAGAGCAGATCCTGGAGCTGCTGGTGCTGGAGCAGTTCCTGACGATCTTACCCAGGGAGGTCCAGGCTTGGGTGCAGGAGCGCCACCCTGAGAGTGGTGAGGAGGCCGTGGCCCTCGTGGAGGATTGGCACCGAGAGGTCCGGACTGCGGGCCAGAGG GAACTGGACTTGTGTGCAGAAGAGGCCAGGTCCTTAAAGGCAGTGCAGGAATCTCAGCCTTGTCAGCTGCAGCCGGCGAGTCACTGGCCCGAGGCACAGCGCCAGAAGCAGTGGGTGAAGAGTTCATGCCCTGACCTTCCCAAGCATCTAGACACCAAGATGGTGCCACAGCCTTTGAAGGAGAGCG CTGTCCTCACTCCCCGAGTCCCTGCTGTCCCGAAGATGGGGAGTGTTGGAGATTGGGAGGCGACAGCCGAGTCGCAG GAAGCCCTGGGCCCTGGCAAACACGCTGAGAAGGAGTTCTGCAAGGACCCCCCAGGAGACGGGTGTGGGAGCGGCGTGCCCCTAG gagttccagtttcaaaaccaAGTATCAACTGCCAGCAAGAGCAAGGACCAGAACTTTGGCGTCCAAGCTTTATAAATTCCGGAAAAAGGAACACTGCAGATTATAACCCAGGTAATGAGCAAACAAGACCAGCTCAGGCATTGGCCTGGAGAGACTCAAAGGCCTGGGAGGAACCATACCAGTGGGACACAGAGGACATGAAGGTGTCAGGTGTGCACTGGGGCTACGAGGAGACCAAGACTTTTCTGGCAATTTTGAGTGagtcttctttctctgaaaagCTCCGGACTTGTCACCAGAACCGCCAGGTGTACCGGGCCATTGCAGAGCGGCTGAGGGCCCGGGGCTTCCTGCGGACCCTGGAGCAGTGTCGCTACAGGGTCAAAAACCTCCTACGGAATTACCGGAAAGCCAAGAGCAGCCACCCACCAGGGACGTGCCCCTTCTATGAGGAGCTGGAGGCCCTGGTGAGGGCACGGACGGCCATCAGAGCCACAGACGGCCCACGAGAGGCTGTGGCACTCCCCAGGCTGGGGGATAGCGATGCAGAGATGgatgggcaggaggaagggggctgGGAGCCTGAGGAAACGGCAGAAGACTGTGATGGTGATGACCTGGCCCCTGATGAGTCCATCCGGGAGCCCAGGATCCCAGGGGGCCCAACTCTGTTCCAGAGTCGTATTG GTGTGCACTGGGGCTACGAGGAGACCAAGGCCTTCCTGACCATTCTTAGTGAGTCCCCATTCTCTGAAAAGCTCCGCACCTGTCACCAGAACAGCCAGGTGTACCGGGCCATCGCAGAGCGGCTGTGTGCACAGGGCTTCCTGCGGACCCTGGAGCAGTGTCGCTACAGATTCAAAAACCTCCTTCGAAGCTACCGGAAAGCCAAGAGCAGCCACCCACCAGGGACATGCCCCTTCTATGATGAACTGGATTCCCTGATGAGGGCGCGGACTGCGGTCAGAGCCATGGGAACCCTCAGGGAGGCAGCAAATCTCCCTAGGTCGGGGCAGAACAGTACTGAGGCTGGTGACCAGCAGGCCTGGGATGAGGTAGCAGATGAAGATGCCATCAAATCTTCAGCCCCGTGTCCTAATATCCCAGACACCG GGTTTGAGATGAGGCCTAAGGATGAAGACCAGATTTCGGAGCAGGACATTTTTGAGGATTTGCCTGGAGCCTTATCAAAATGCACTAGAGAGGATGTTTGCCACCCTCCTGACTGGGGGCAAGACagtgaaaatgaagaggaaggtgAAGGGCAGTGGGGAAACACCCAGGAGCAGTGGGAAGAATGTTCTTCTGAAGAGGACTTAGAAAAACTTATCGACCATCAAGGCCTGTACCTGGCAGAGAAACCCTACAAGTGTGATACATGTGTGAAAAGCTTCAGTCGGAGCTCCCACTTCATTGCCCACCAGCGGATCCACACAGGTGAGAAGCCCTACAAATGCCTTGAATGTGGGAAAAGCTTTAGTGATCGCTCCAACCTCAATACCCATCAGAGAatccacactggggagaagcctTACAAATGCCTCGAATGTGGGAAAAGCTTTAGTGATCACTCCAATCTTGTCACCCATCAGAGAATCCACACAGGCGAAAAGCCCTATAAGTGTGGGGAATGTTGGAAAAGTTTCAACCAGAGCTCAAACCTCCTGAAACATCAGAGAATCCACTTGGGAGGCCATCCTGACCATTACAGTGAGCCTGGGGAAAACTTGGGCCTAAGCTTATCCTTCAGTGCTCACTGCAGGAGCTCTGCAGAAGAGACGTCTCTTGAACAGCCTCAGAGCACTAGTAAGAACTTGAATTCTGGCCCACACAGCACCAACTCAGGGGAAAAGCTCTACCAGTGTTCTGACTGTGGGAGAACCTTCTCGAAGAGCTCTGCCCTCATCAGTCACCAAAGAATccatacaggagagaaaccatatgaatGTGCCGAATGTGGGAAAAGCTTCAGTAAGAGCTCCACGCTGGCTAACCACCAGCGAACCCACACGGGGGAGAAGCCGTACAAGTGTGTGGACTGTGGGAAGAGCTTCAGTGAGCGCTCCAAGCTCGTCACACACCAGAGAGTGcacacaggagagaagccctACAAATGCCTTGAGTGTGGGAAGTTCTTCCGTGATCGTTCCAACCTCATCACTCATCAACGGattcacacaggagagaagcctTACAAGTGCAGAGAGTGTGGGAAGTGTTTTAACCAGAGCTCTAGTCTGATCATTCACCAGAGGATCCACACTGGGGAGAAACCCTACAAGTGCATGGAGTGTGGGAAGGACTTCAACAATAGCTCCCACTTCAGTGCCCACCGGAGAACTCACATGGGAGGGAAAGCATCTTag
- the ZSCAN20 gene encoding zinc finger and SCAN domain-containing protein 20 isoform X1, whose amino-acid sequence MAMALEPQTQASHQPEPEELLIVKLEGDSWRSESKLRQEDRVPVPGPEASRQRFRQFRYRDAAGPHEAFSQLWALCCHWLRPEIRLKEQILELLVLEQFLTILPREVQAWVQERHPESGEEAVALVEDWHREVRTAGQRELDLCAEEARSLKAVQESQPCQLQPASHWPEAQRQKQWVKSSCPDLPKHLDTKMVPQPLKESAVLTPRVPAVPKMGSVGDWEATAESQEALGPGKHAEKEFCKDPPGDGCGSGVPLGVPVSKPSINCQQEQGPELWRPSFINSGKRNTADYNPGNEQTRPAQALAWRDSKAWEEPYQWDTEDMKVSGVHWGYEETKTFLAILSESSFSEKLRTCHQNRQVYRAIAERLRARGFLRTLEQCRYRVKNLLRNYRKAKSSHPPGTCPFYEELEALVRARTAIRATDGPREAVALPRLGDSDAEMDGQEEGGWEPEETAEDCDGDDLAPDESIREPRIPGGPTLFQSRIAGVHWGYEETKAFLTILSESPFSEKLRTCHQNSQVYRAIAERLCAQGFLRTLEQCRYRFKNLLRSYRKAKSSHPPGTCPFYDELDSLMRARTAVRAMGTLREAANLPRSGQNSTEAGDQQAWDEVADEDAIKSSAPCPNIPDTGFEMRPKDEDQISEQDIFEDLPGALSKCTREDVCHPPDWGQDSENEEEGEGQWGNTQEQWEECSSEEDLEKLIDHQGLYLAEKPYKCDTCVKSFSRSSHFIAHQRIHTGEKPYKCLECGKSFSDRSNLNTHQRIHTGEKPYKCLECGKSFSDHSNLVTHQRIHTGEKPYKCGECWKSFNQSSNLLKHQRIHLGGHPDHYSEPGENLGLSLSFSAHCRSSAEETSLEQPQSTSKNLNSGPHSTNSGEKLYQCSDCGRTFSKSSALISHQRIHTGEKPYECAECGKSFSKSSTLANHQRTHTGEKPYKCVDCGKSFSERSKLVTHQRVHTGEKPYKCLECGKFFRDRSNLITHQRIHTGEKPYKCRECGKCFNQSSSLIIHQRIHTGEKPYKCMECGKDFNNSSHFSAHRRTHMGGKAS is encoded by the exons ATGGCCATGGCCCTAGAACCCCAGACCCAGGCCTCTCACCAGCCGGAGCCTGAAGAACTCCTGATTGTGAAACTGGAGGGGGACTCGTGGAGATCAGAATCCAAACTCCGGCAGGAGGACCGTGTCCCTGTCCCTGGCCCTGAAGCCTCTCGCCAGCGCTTCAGGCAGTTCCGGTACAGGGATGCGGCGGGACCCCACGAAGCCTTCAGCCAGCTCTGGGCGCTTTGCTGTCACTGGCTGCGGCCGGAGATCCGCCTCAAAGAGCAGATCCTGGAGCTGCTGGTGCTGGAGCAGTTCCTGACGATCTTACCCAGGGAGGTCCAGGCTTGGGTGCAGGAGCGCCACCCTGAGAGTGGTGAGGAGGCCGTGGCCCTCGTGGAGGATTGGCACCGAGAGGTCCGGACTGCGGGCCAGAGG GAACTGGACTTGTGTGCAGAAGAGGCCAGGTCCTTAAAGGCAGTGCAGGAATCTCAGCCTTGTCAGCTGCAGCCGGCGAGTCACTGGCCCGAGGCACAGCGCCAGAAGCAGTGGGTGAAGAGTTCATGCCCTGACCTTCCCAAGCATCTAGACACCAAGATGGTGCCACAGCCTTTGAAGGAGAGCG CTGTCCTCACTCCCCGAGTCCCTGCTGTCCCGAAGATGGGGAGTGTTGGAGATTGGGAGGCGACAGCCGAGTCGCAG GAAGCCCTGGGCCCTGGCAAACACGCTGAGAAGGAGTTCTGCAAGGACCCCCCAGGAGACGGGTGTGGGAGCGGCGTGCCCCTAG gagttccagtttcaaaaccaAGTATCAACTGCCAGCAAGAGCAAGGACCAGAACTTTGGCGTCCAAGCTTTATAAATTCCGGAAAAAGGAACACTGCAGATTATAACCCAGGTAATGAGCAAACAAGACCAGCTCAGGCATTGGCCTGGAGAGACTCAAAGGCCTGGGAGGAACCATACCAGTGGGACACAGAGGACATGAAGGTGTCAGGTGTGCACTGGGGCTACGAGGAGACCAAGACTTTTCTGGCAATTTTGAGTGagtcttctttctctgaaaagCTCCGGACTTGTCACCAGAACCGCCAGGTGTACCGGGCCATTGCAGAGCGGCTGAGGGCCCGGGGCTTCCTGCGGACCCTGGAGCAGTGTCGCTACAGGGTCAAAAACCTCCTACGGAATTACCGGAAAGCCAAGAGCAGCCACCCACCAGGGACGTGCCCCTTCTATGAGGAGCTGGAGGCCCTGGTGAGGGCACGGACGGCCATCAGAGCCACAGACGGCCCACGAGAGGCTGTGGCACTCCCCAGGCTGGGGGATAGCGATGCAGAGATGgatgggcaggaggaagggggctgGGAGCCTGAGGAAACGGCAGAAGACTGTGATGGTGATGACCTGGCCCCTGATGAGTCCATCCGGGAGCCCAGGATCCCAGGGGGCCCAACTCTGTTCCAGAGTCGTATTG CAGGTGTGCACTGGGGCTACGAGGAGACCAAGGCCTTCCTGACCATTCTTAGTGAGTCCCCATTCTCTGAAAAGCTCCGCACCTGTCACCAGAACAGCCAGGTGTACCGGGCCATCGCAGAGCGGCTGTGTGCACAGGGCTTCCTGCGGACCCTGGAGCAGTGTCGCTACAGATTCAAAAACCTCCTTCGAAGCTACCGGAAAGCCAAGAGCAGCCACCCACCAGGGACATGCCCCTTCTATGATGAACTGGATTCCCTGATGAGGGCGCGGACTGCGGTCAGAGCCATGGGAACCCTCAGGGAGGCAGCAAATCTCCCTAGGTCGGGGCAGAACAGTACTGAGGCTGGTGACCAGCAGGCCTGGGATGAGGTAGCAGATGAAGATGCCATCAAATCTTCAGCCCCGTGTCCTAATATCCCAGACACCG GGTTTGAGATGAGGCCTAAGGATGAAGACCAGATTTCGGAGCAGGACATTTTTGAGGATTTGCCTGGAGCCTTATCAAAATGCACTAGAGAGGATGTTTGCCACCCTCCTGACTGGGGGCAAGACagtgaaaatgaagaggaaggtgAAGGGCAGTGGGGAAACACCCAGGAGCAGTGGGAAGAATGTTCTTCTGAAGAGGACTTAGAAAAACTTATCGACCATCAAGGCCTGTACCTGGCAGAGAAACCCTACAAGTGTGATACATGTGTGAAAAGCTTCAGTCGGAGCTCCCACTTCATTGCCCACCAGCGGATCCACACAGGTGAGAAGCCCTACAAATGCCTTGAATGTGGGAAAAGCTTTAGTGATCGCTCCAACCTCAATACCCATCAGAGAatccacactggggagaagcctTACAAATGCCTCGAATGTGGGAAAAGCTTTAGTGATCACTCCAATCTTGTCACCCATCAGAGAATCCACACAGGCGAAAAGCCCTATAAGTGTGGGGAATGTTGGAAAAGTTTCAACCAGAGCTCAAACCTCCTGAAACATCAGAGAATCCACTTGGGAGGCCATCCTGACCATTACAGTGAGCCTGGGGAAAACTTGGGCCTAAGCTTATCCTTCAGTGCTCACTGCAGGAGCTCTGCAGAAGAGACGTCTCTTGAACAGCCTCAGAGCACTAGTAAGAACTTGAATTCTGGCCCACACAGCACCAACTCAGGGGAAAAGCTCTACCAGTGTTCTGACTGTGGGAGAACCTTCTCGAAGAGCTCTGCCCTCATCAGTCACCAAAGAATccatacaggagagaaaccatatgaatGTGCCGAATGTGGGAAAAGCTTCAGTAAGAGCTCCACGCTGGCTAACCACCAGCGAACCCACACGGGGGAGAAGCCGTACAAGTGTGTGGACTGTGGGAAGAGCTTCAGTGAGCGCTCCAAGCTCGTCACACACCAGAGAGTGcacacaggagagaagccctACAAATGCCTTGAGTGTGGGAAGTTCTTCCGTGATCGTTCCAACCTCATCACTCATCAACGGattcacacaggagagaagcctTACAAGTGCAGAGAGTGTGGGAAGTGTTTTAACCAGAGCTCTAGTCTGATCATTCACCAGAGGATCCACACTGGGGAGAAACCCTACAAGTGCATGGAGTGTGGGAAGGACTTCAACAATAGCTCCCACTTCAGTGCCCACCGGAGAACTCACATGGGAGGGAAAGCATCTTag
- the ZSCAN20 gene encoding zinc finger and SCAN domain-containing protein 20 isoform X3: MAMALEPQTQASHQPEPEELLIVKLEGDSWRSESKLRQEDRVPVPGPEASRQRFRQFRYRDAAGPHEAFSQLWALCCHWLRPEIRLKEQILELLVLEQFLTILPREVQAWVQERHPESGEEAVALVEDWHREVRTAGQRELDLCAEEARSLKAVQESQPCQLQPASHWPEAQRQKQWVKSSCPDLPKHLDTKMVPQPLKESAVLTPRVPAVPKMGSVGDWEATAESQEALGPGKHAEKEFCKDPPGDGCGSGVPLGVPVSKPSINCQQEQGPELWRPSFINSGKRNTADYNPAGVHWGYEETKAFLTILSESPFSEKLRTCHQNSQVYRAIAERLCAQGFLRTLEQCRYRFKNLLRSYRKAKSSHPPGTCPFYDELDSLMRARTAVRAMGTLREAANLPRSGQNSTEAGDQQAWDEVADEDAIKSSAPCPNIPDTGFEMRPKDEDQISEQDIFEDLPGALSKCTREDVCHPPDWGQDSENEEEGEGQWGNTQEQWEECSSEEDLEKLIDHQGLYLAEKPYKCDTCVKSFSRSSHFIAHQRIHTGEKPYKCLECGKSFSDRSNLNTHQRIHTGEKPYKCLECGKSFSDHSNLVTHQRIHTGEKPYKCGECWKSFNQSSNLLKHQRIHLGGHPDHYSEPGENLGLSLSFSAHCRSSAEETSLEQPQSTSKNLNSGPHSTNSGEKLYQCSDCGRTFSKSSALISHQRIHTGEKPYECAECGKSFSKSSTLANHQRTHTGEKPYKCVDCGKSFSERSKLVTHQRVHTGEKPYKCLECGKFFRDRSNLITHQRIHTGEKPYKCRECGKCFNQSSSLIIHQRIHTGEKPYKCMECGKDFNNSSHFSAHRRTHMGGKAS; this comes from the exons ATGGCCATGGCCCTAGAACCCCAGACCCAGGCCTCTCACCAGCCGGAGCCTGAAGAACTCCTGATTGTGAAACTGGAGGGGGACTCGTGGAGATCAGAATCCAAACTCCGGCAGGAGGACCGTGTCCCTGTCCCTGGCCCTGAAGCCTCTCGCCAGCGCTTCAGGCAGTTCCGGTACAGGGATGCGGCGGGACCCCACGAAGCCTTCAGCCAGCTCTGGGCGCTTTGCTGTCACTGGCTGCGGCCGGAGATCCGCCTCAAAGAGCAGATCCTGGAGCTGCTGGTGCTGGAGCAGTTCCTGACGATCTTACCCAGGGAGGTCCAGGCTTGGGTGCAGGAGCGCCACCCTGAGAGTGGTGAGGAGGCCGTGGCCCTCGTGGAGGATTGGCACCGAGAGGTCCGGACTGCGGGCCAGAGG GAACTGGACTTGTGTGCAGAAGAGGCCAGGTCCTTAAAGGCAGTGCAGGAATCTCAGCCTTGTCAGCTGCAGCCGGCGAGTCACTGGCCCGAGGCACAGCGCCAGAAGCAGTGGGTGAAGAGTTCATGCCCTGACCTTCCCAAGCATCTAGACACCAAGATGGTGCCACAGCCTTTGAAGGAGAGCG CTGTCCTCACTCCCCGAGTCCCTGCTGTCCCGAAGATGGGGAGTGTTGGAGATTGGGAGGCGACAGCCGAGTCGCAG GAAGCCCTGGGCCCTGGCAAACACGCTGAGAAGGAGTTCTGCAAGGACCCCCCAGGAGACGGGTGTGGGAGCGGCGTGCCCCTAG gagttccagtttcaaaaccaAGTATCAACTGCCAGCAAGAGCAAGGACCAGAACTTTGGCGTCCAAGCTTTATAAATTCCGGAAAAAGGAACACTGCAGATTATAACCCAG CAGGTGTGCACTGGGGCTACGAGGAGACCAAGGCCTTCCTGACCATTCTTAGTGAGTCCCCATTCTCTGAAAAGCTCCGCACCTGTCACCAGAACAGCCAGGTGTACCGGGCCATCGCAGAGCGGCTGTGTGCACAGGGCTTCCTGCGGACCCTGGAGCAGTGTCGCTACAGATTCAAAAACCTCCTTCGAAGCTACCGGAAAGCCAAGAGCAGCCACCCACCAGGGACATGCCCCTTCTATGATGAACTGGATTCCCTGATGAGGGCGCGGACTGCGGTCAGAGCCATGGGAACCCTCAGGGAGGCAGCAAATCTCCCTAGGTCGGGGCAGAACAGTACTGAGGCTGGTGACCAGCAGGCCTGGGATGAGGTAGCAGATGAAGATGCCATCAAATCTTCAGCCCCGTGTCCTAATATCCCAGACACCG GGTTTGAGATGAGGCCTAAGGATGAAGACCAGATTTCGGAGCAGGACATTTTTGAGGATTTGCCTGGAGCCTTATCAAAATGCACTAGAGAGGATGTTTGCCACCCTCCTGACTGGGGGCAAGACagtgaaaatgaagaggaaggtgAAGGGCAGTGGGGAAACACCCAGGAGCAGTGGGAAGAATGTTCTTCTGAAGAGGACTTAGAAAAACTTATCGACCATCAAGGCCTGTACCTGGCAGAGAAACCCTACAAGTGTGATACATGTGTGAAAAGCTTCAGTCGGAGCTCCCACTTCATTGCCCACCAGCGGATCCACACAGGTGAGAAGCCCTACAAATGCCTTGAATGTGGGAAAAGCTTTAGTGATCGCTCCAACCTCAATACCCATCAGAGAatccacactggggagaagcctTACAAATGCCTCGAATGTGGGAAAAGCTTTAGTGATCACTCCAATCTTGTCACCCATCAGAGAATCCACACAGGCGAAAAGCCCTATAAGTGTGGGGAATGTTGGAAAAGTTTCAACCAGAGCTCAAACCTCCTGAAACATCAGAGAATCCACTTGGGAGGCCATCCTGACCATTACAGTGAGCCTGGGGAAAACTTGGGCCTAAGCTTATCCTTCAGTGCTCACTGCAGGAGCTCTGCAGAAGAGACGTCTCTTGAACAGCCTCAGAGCACTAGTAAGAACTTGAATTCTGGCCCACACAGCACCAACTCAGGGGAAAAGCTCTACCAGTGTTCTGACTGTGGGAGAACCTTCTCGAAGAGCTCTGCCCTCATCAGTCACCAAAGAATccatacaggagagaaaccatatgaatGTGCCGAATGTGGGAAAAGCTTCAGTAAGAGCTCCACGCTGGCTAACCACCAGCGAACCCACACGGGGGAGAAGCCGTACAAGTGTGTGGACTGTGGGAAGAGCTTCAGTGAGCGCTCCAAGCTCGTCACACACCAGAGAGTGcacacaggagagaagccctACAAATGCCTTGAGTGTGGGAAGTTCTTCCGTGATCGTTCCAACCTCATCACTCATCAACGGattcacacaggagagaagcctTACAAGTGCAGAGAGTGTGGGAAGTGTTTTAACCAGAGCTCTAGTCTGATCATTCACCAGAGGATCCACACTGGGGAGAAACCCTACAAGTGCATGGAGTGTGGGAAGGACTTCAACAATAGCTCCCACTTCAGTGCCCACCGGAGAACTCACATGGGAGGGAAAGCATCTTag